A stretch of Corallococcus macrosporus DNA encodes these proteins:
- a CDS encoding HEAT repeat domain-containing protein, whose translation MSKSRTGGGRAMDKGLSYQDDVTVWVALQLMFVRNEGIERIELEPESQEDIEVLLPAGRPGRQLSIQVKCQGKPWGPKDFVDLVGIPLRPTGTRGPKRRSSPVERLAKNPGEHYVLITDATLDASLQSLEVEDLLGLAPAPKLPASLARRLPPGARLDELVARIKVLKPMKRGHFQLLTEELLKRHLHVPGLMVKECREALAKEARARMPREAVSHSWTRQDIVATARLYKGALTPTEEMEDFVAPRNFEEMKSRLANKHQLVLLGPPGVGKTLVARKLAYEYQVADEPFAFLRIQDPAVLRERLEATREPTVFFVEDPFGPDRPGDKSGRWLHDLPALLDEARPDKKLIVMSRLAILRASSDRQQFQQLRAEAMHLDIADYEPSARWRILQNKLRKAQGWQRALVDDHRDEILESLHAPLSIKTFAMKMRQLEQRSGLRLRLMLQESAVDKIASIVAQEIRGLSWSAVPSALILWSLLAQEPVVARKAARSRSEVLLDADRSIHVDIQKLLEWMLAAGWLTEEPDGYRAHPQVTAGLELLMQEEPAQAASVLSALLKGLCSEEAFPDVLELLLAVSPDALPLSRKVHGEIESWLRIALLTAEGESLPDLYVAASMWLRGDGPMETLVRALYRPPLLKDGFRQARSWLLPRWPDSLLAAIRSSSEARQVMERFIRYVLPTINNVFHEQFVRDLDFLGWHFPEAFAAAVPIAARGATTSLSTIVLGAVNCEVPPFNSLIELISSELRLRWDKADVTPELKVAAEQGHLDIIEVAAIEETDLDDRLILQGELERVVAWRRAHEGYTWLLRHPRCHELIFYWCIAIRQEDASLDEFSALLNVCETKQRWQIYQAIGRARHRESGQLLLDALNSSASRDVRVCLRAAFEVWSPQERDSALRSLRAQPEARKAALVAMAGPDLAENEWSQFVPEAQEELARILFPEMPAALSSCIRAQVQPRVSLAPGELVDDDRKRLYDWARSSSPELSCAAISVLAAVSEPVAEAAAAAMKSPVAPFRKKVIQALASDRSREATDLLGSALQDPDWRCRTAAVLALAPRANAAERQSVLATAKDPSWLVRKACVTAIRKNQWHEGLNTLFTLLSDEQDLGLGYTEEAREHGVARSAAQALVELAPLPESFAHALLDFLRAGPKSNRDAMVHQQLMVLFMFQNLDGVFELLVELLQSPMRRVVRSQVHYPVRKAAAWALFQQLIWYPVLAQRLELASLVDAALHPDPVLSGGACLVLGRMGPMAWPGAEPALGESEQWERAFLLGAEWIRAHHTLPPGNVRALLPPKATQCLEWLLECDPVTTESWGLHPGVLDWLTELSAGGSWCFFIRYYLQLYFFAPPHPAFLLDPYPSF comes from the coding sequence ATGTCGAAGAGTCGGACTGGTGGCGGCCGTGCGATGGACAAGGGCTTGTCCTATCAGGATGACGTGACCGTATGGGTCGCGCTCCAATTGATGTTCGTTCGGAATGAGGGCATTGAGCGGATTGAGCTTGAGCCAGAATCCCAGGAGGACATCGAGGTCCTGCTACCGGCGGGGCGTCCGGGACGTCAGCTCAGCATCCAGGTGAAGTGTCAAGGCAAGCCCTGGGGACCCAAAGACTTCGTCGACCTGGTTGGTATTCCGCTGCGGCCCACGGGCACGAGAGGGCCCAAACGGCGGAGCTCTCCCGTGGAGCGGTTGGCCAAAAATCCGGGTGAGCATTACGTGCTCATCACCGACGCCACGCTTGATGCCTCTCTTCAATCGCTGGAGGTAGAAGACCTCTTAGGGCTGGCGCCTGCCCCCAAATTACCAGCCTCGCTTGCGAGGCGTCTTCCGCCAGGGGCGCGCCTTGATGAATTGGTGGCTCGAATCAAGGTGCTCAAGCCGATGAAGCGAGGACACTTCCAGCTTCTTACGGAGGAATTGCTGAAGCGGCACTTGCACGTGCCGGGCCTCATGGTGAAGGAGTGTCGCGAGGCGCTGGCAAAAGAGGCGCGCGCCAGGATGCCTCGGGAGGCAGTCTCTCACTCATGGACGAGGCAGGACATCGTCGCGACAGCCCGCTTGTACAAGGGGGCACTCACGCCCACCGAGGAAATGGAGGACTTCGTCGCCCCCAGGAACTTCGAGGAGATGAAGTCCCGGCTCGCCAACAAGCACCAACTGGTCCTGTTGGGTCCACCAGGGGTCGGTAAGACGCTGGTCGCGCGGAAGCTCGCGTATGAGTACCAAGTCGCCGATGAGCCCTTTGCGTTCCTGCGCATCCAGGACCCTGCCGTACTTCGGGAGCGGCTTGAGGCCACGAGGGAGCCGACTGTCTTCTTCGTCGAGGATCCCTTTGGCCCTGACCGGCCGGGAGACAAGTCGGGGCGCTGGCTCCATGACCTTCCCGCGCTGCTGGACGAGGCCCGGCCTGACAAGAAGCTCATCGTCATGTCTCGGCTGGCAATTCTTCGCGCCTCCAGTGACCGGCAGCAATTTCAGCAACTGCGGGCTGAGGCGATGCACCTGGACATCGCGGATTATGAGCCCTCCGCACGTTGGCGGATCCTCCAGAACAAGCTCAGGAAGGCCCAGGGCTGGCAGCGCGCGCTTGTGGATGACCACCGTGACGAAATCCTGGAAAGCCTCCACGCTCCACTTTCTATCAAGACCTTCGCGATGAAGATGCGGCAACTAGAGCAGCGAAGCGGACTCCGACTTCGTTTGATGCTTCAGGAATCAGCCGTAGACAAGATCGCCAGCATCGTGGCGCAGGAGATTCGTGGTCTGAGCTGGAGTGCAGTTCCCTCTGCACTGATTCTTTGGAGTTTGCTGGCGCAGGAGCCAGTTGTTGCCCGAAAGGCTGCCCGTTCGAGGTCGGAGGTCCTCCTCGATGCGGACCGGAGCATCCACGTGGACATCCAGAAGTTGCTTGAGTGGATGCTCGCTGCGGGGTGGTTGACAGAGGAGCCGGACGGATACCGTGCCCACCCTCAGGTCACAGCTGGGCTTGAGTTGCTGATGCAGGAGGAGCCTGCGCAGGCCGCTAGCGTTCTCTCTGCCTTGCTCAAGGGCTTGTGCTCGGAAGAGGCGTTCCCCGATGTGCTGGAACTCTTGCTGGCGGTGTCCCCTGATGCTCTGCCCCTCTCCAGGAAAGTTCATGGAGAGATCGAATCGTGGCTCCGCATTGCGCTGCTGACAGCAGAAGGGGAGTCTCTGCCAGACCTTTACGTCGCTGCGAGCATGTGGCTGCGAGGGGATGGCCCCATGGAAACCCTGGTGCGCGCCCTTTATCGCCCGCCCCTGTTGAAGGATGGCTTCCGGCAAGCAAGGTCATGGCTCCTACCCCGTTGGCCAGACTCGCTCCTGGCTGCCATCCGTTCGAGTTCCGAAGCACGGCAGGTCATGGAACGATTCATTCGGTACGTGCTGCCCACAATCAACAACGTGTTCCATGAACAGTTTGTGCGAGACCTAGACTTCCTTGGATGGCACTTCCCGGAAGCATTCGCAGCAGCGGTTCCTATCGCTGCGAGGGGGGCGACTACGTCTCTTTCCACAATTGTGCTGGGAGCAGTAAACTGCGAGGTGCCGCCGTTCAATTCGCTGATTGAGTTGATCAGCTCTGAGCTGAGGCTTCGCTGGGACAAGGCTGACGTGACGCCCGAACTCAAGGTTGCTGCCGAGCAAGGACACTTGGACATCATCGAAGTGGCGGCCATCGAAGAGACCGATCTGGATGATCGGCTGATCCTCCAAGGGGAGCTTGAGCGGGTGGTTGCGTGGCGCAGGGCTCACGAGGGATACACATGGTTGCTCCGGCATCCACGATGTCACGAGCTGATTTTCTACTGGTGCATCGCGATCCGGCAGGAAGATGCCTCGCTTGATGAATTCAGCGCTCTCCTGAATGTCTGTGAAACCAAGCAGCGCTGGCAGATCTACCAAGCCATTGGGCGCGCAAGGCACAGAGAGAGCGGCCAGTTGTTGCTTGATGCGCTGAACTCCTCTGCAAGCCGCGACGTACGCGTGTGCCTGCGCGCAGCGTTTGAGGTGTGGAGCCCTCAGGAGCGCGATTCCGCGCTGCGTTCCCTCCGGGCCCAACCCGAGGCGCGAAAAGCTGCCTTGGTCGCCATGGCTGGGCCTGATCTTGCCGAGAATGAATGGAGCCAATTCGTCCCCGAAGCCCAGGAAGAGTTGGCGCGAATCCTATTCCCAGAGATGCCTGCCGCCTTGAGTTCCTGTATCAGGGCTCAGGTACAGCCGCGCGTGTCCTTGGCACCTGGCGAGCTGGTGGACGATGATCGCAAACGTCTCTACGACTGGGCTCGCAGTTCGTCCCCAGAACTCAGTTGCGCGGCGATTAGCGTGCTGGCGGCTGTGAGTGAACCTGTTGCGGAGGCTGCCGCAGCGGCGATGAAGTCTCCGGTCGCGCCTTTCCGCAAGAAGGTCATACAGGCGCTCGCTTCGGACAGGTCTCGTGAGGCCACTGACTTGCTGGGGAGCGCACTTCAGGACCCTGATTGGAGGTGCCGGACTGCTGCGGTTCTCGCGCTCGCGCCACGAGCGAATGCGGCTGAACGCCAGTCAGTATTGGCTACCGCGAAAGACCCGAGTTGGCTTGTACGGAAGGCCTGTGTCACAGCCATCCGGAAGAACCAGTGGCATGAGGGACTCAACACTCTCTTCACTCTGCTTTCCGATGAGCAGGATCTGGGGCTTGGCTACACGGAGGAAGCTCGAGAGCATGGCGTGGCTCGCTCCGCGGCCCAGGCCCTCGTCGAATTGGCACCACTTCCTGAGTCGTTTGCACACGCGCTGCTCGATTTCCTCCGAGCGGGACCAAAGAGCAACCGAGATGCCATGGTTCACCAGCAGCTCATGGTGCTCTTTATGTTTCAGAACTTGGATGGCGTATTCGAGCTATTGGTCGAGCTTCTTCAGAGCCCCATGCGTAGGGTGGTGCGGAGCCAAGTTCATTATCCCGTTCGAAAGGCTGCGGCCTGGGCACTCTTTCAGCAACTCATTTGGTATCCAGTATTGGCGCAGCGGCTTGAATTGGCGTCGCTGGTGGATGCCGCTCTCCATCCGGACCCCGTGCTCTCTGGAGGGGCGTGCCTGGTTCTTGGACGCATGGGACCTATGGCGTGGCCTGGGGCAGAGCCCGCGCTGGGCGAGTCCGAGCAGTGGGAGCGAGCTTTCCTGCTTGGGGCAGAGTGGATCCGGGCGCATCACACGCTCCCTCCCGGCAACGTAAGGGCGCTGCTTCCTCCCAAGGCAACACAGTGCCTTGAATGGCTGCTGGAGTGCGACCCTGTCACCACGGAGTCCTGGGGCTTGCACCCTGGCGTCCTGGACTGGCTGACGGAACTCTCGGCAGGGGGAAGCTGGTGTTTCTTCATCCGGTACTACCTTCAGCTCTACTTCTTCGCCCCCCCCCACCCGGCATTCCTGTTGGATCCGTACCCGAGTTTCTGA
- a CDS encoding M9 family metallopeptidase, with the protein MRCPVTDGYRWSVPFAVGLILFATSALAHPGTPPPAGESWRVHGLEHTPQRIQPDSREPDIAPEFLRQQHTAVTRSRTLVACDPAAFASASGTELVSLVKGATQDCLGSLFYAVAPQSGHIFIESKMVTIANALTVSAQQYVGNNSAQTLQLILFLRAGYYVQFYQSGTVGSYGAPLRDAIRPALAAFVANSHFTDVNDAHGAVLREFVTLIDSAGETAWHLGTLRGLLERFNATAEASSSMKGATNGVYQGLYRAHGNADFVAAVQADPSIIYSLESFITRTEHLLGTSNQYLTVNAAREMARFLRHPGALQTLTRTKVKAVLDSHSMTGPSAGLWVGSAEMADAYDKAHCADYGTCDFRRMLEQTVLGITHTCGATLRMRAQDMTAAQLTQSCDQLAMQEAYFHVTLKTNGVPVASDNNTSLETIVFDSSLDYQTYAGVLFGINTNNGGMYLEGNPAASGNQARFISYEAEWLRPAFEIWNLRHEYVHYLDGRFNMKGDFNTSTTQPTVWWIEGLAEYISRKNDNASAVTQGRTRAFQLSDILRNTYSHSADRVYAWGYLATRFMFERHPDQVATFLEQFRAGNYTAYGQSLEALGTANDAEFHPWIDCVARAADPSACVSPDAEPGPTPACTASNPRQLDDGCYRGPLASTGTLLYFHLHVPAGARNLRFVASGGTGNANLYVRAGTWPTKTVYDYRPYLPGNDESVEIPSPATGGYYYLMLEAGTPYSDVKLEAHFDRAP; encoded by the coding sequence ATGCGCTGTCCCGTCACGGATGGGTATCGCTGGAGTGTCCCCTTTGCTGTCGGGCTCATCCTGTTCGCGACGAGCGCGCTTGCCCATCCCGGGACGCCCCCGCCCGCCGGGGAGTCCTGGCGGGTCCACGGACTGGAGCACACCCCTCAACGCATCCAGCCCGACTCGCGCGAGCCGGATATCGCCCCCGAGTTCCTGCGCCAGCAGCACACCGCTGTCACCCGGTCGCGGACCTTGGTGGCCTGTGATCCGGCGGCCTTCGCGTCCGCCAGTGGCACCGAGCTTGTCTCGCTCGTGAAGGGCGCCACGCAGGACTGCCTCGGCTCGCTGTTCTACGCCGTGGCCCCACAGTCCGGTCACATCTTCATCGAGAGCAAGATGGTCACCATCGCCAACGCTCTCACCGTCAGCGCCCAGCAGTACGTGGGCAACAACTCCGCGCAGACGCTCCAGCTCATCCTGTTCCTGCGCGCTGGCTATTACGTGCAGTTCTACCAGTCAGGCACGGTGGGCAGTTACGGCGCCCCGCTGCGCGACGCCATCCGCCCGGCCCTCGCGGCCTTCGTCGCCAACAGCCACTTCACGGACGTCAACGACGCGCACGGCGCGGTGCTGCGGGAGTTCGTCACCCTCATCGACAGCGCGGGGGAGACCGCCTGGCACCTGGGCACGCTCCGGGGCCTGCTGGAGCGCTTCAATGCCACCGCCGAGGCCTCCTCCTCCATGAAGGGCGCCACCAACGGCGTCTACCAGGGCCTCTACCGGGCCCATGGAAACGCGGACTTCGTGGCGGCCGTGCAGGCGGATCCGTCCATCATCTACTCGCTCGAGTCCTTCATCACCCGCACCGAGCACCTGCTGGGCACCTCCAACCAGTACCTCACCGTCAACGCGGCGCGAGAGATGGCCCGCTTCCTCAGGCACCCTGGAGCGCTCCAGACCCTGACGCGCACCAAGGTGAAGGCGGTCCTCGACAGCCACTCGATGACGGGGCCCTCGGCGGGCCTCTGGGTGGGCTCGGCGGAGATGGCCGACGCCTACGACAAGGCCCACTGCGCCGACTACGGCACCTGCGACTTCCGCCGGATGCTGGAGCAGACGGTGCTCGGCATCACCCACACCTGTGGCGCCACCCTGCGCATGCGCGCGCAGGACATGACGGCCGCGCAGCTCACGCAGAGCTGCGACCAGCTCGCCATGCAGGAGGCGTACTTCCACGTCACGCTGAAGACGAACGGCGTGCCCGTGGCCAGCGACAACAACACCTCCCTGGAGACGATCGTCTTCGACAGCAGCCTCGACTATCAGACCTACGCGGGCGTGCTGTTCGGCATCAACACCAACAATGGCGGCATGTATCTGGAGGGAAACCCCGCCGCTTCCGGCAACCAGGCCCGCTTCATCTCCTACGAAGCGGAGTGGCTGCGCCCCGCGTTCGAGATCTGGAACCTGCGCCACGAATACGTCCACTACCTGGATGGCCGCTTCAACATGAAGGGCGACTTCAACACGAGCACCACCCAGCCCACCGTCTGGTGGATCGAAGGTCTGGCCGAATACATCTCCAGGAAGAACGACAACGCCAGCGCGGTGACGCAGGGCAGGACCCGGGCCTTCCAGCTCAGCGACATCCTGCGCAACACGTACAGCCACAGCGCCGACCGCGTGTACGCGTGGGGCTATCTGGCCACGCGGTTCATGTTCGAGCGGCATCCGGACCAGGTGGCCACCTTCCTCGAGCAGTTCCGGGCCGGGAATTACACCGCGTATGGCCAGTCCCTGGAGGCACTGGGCACGGCGAACGACGCGGAGTTCCACCCGTGGATTGACTGCGTCGCGAGGGCCGCGGACCCGAGCGCCTGCGTGTCGCCCGACGCCGAACCCGGGCCGACTCCTGCCTGCACGGCGTCCAACCCCCGGCAGCTCGACGATGGCTGCTACCGGGGCCCGCTGGCCTCCACCGGCACCCTGCTCTACTTCCATCTCCATGTGCCTGCCGGTGCGCGCAACCTTCGCTTCGTGGCGAGCGGCGGCACGGGCAACGCGAACCTGTATGTCCGCGCCGGCACCTGGCCCACGAAGACCGTGTATGACTACCGGCCCTACCTCCCGGGGAATGACGAGTCGGTGGAGATCCCCTCACCCGCGACCGGCGGCTACTACTACCTCATGCTCGAAGCAGGCACGCCCTACTCGGACGTGAAGCTGGAGGCTCACTTCGACAGGGCGCCCTGA
- a CDS encoding FAD-dependent monooxygenase translates to MKMVCVGGGPAGLYFSILAKLSNPKHDVTVVERNPAGVTYGWGVVFWDDLLDDLYRNDPVSARRIADSAARWDTQEVHLRGEYATHIGGYGFALGRDRLLDILIRRARSLGVDVRFEHDVTDFSQLADADLVVACDGVNSRLRQRHVHHFQTHVEEGRNKYIWLGTNKVFDAFTFAFEETPAGWLWFHGYRFNNETSTCIVECQEQTWKALGFDTLGMDETLRKLEGIFQSRLQGRSLFNQLKGMGKAPWLNFKRITNERWYHDNVVLMGDAAHTTHFSIGSGTKLAIQDAIGLARQLRAHPEDLPAALEAYDEERRAALLAIQLAARSSSQWFENVPSYVNQDATAFAYALLNRRGSSVWSYLLLMASQKPALRGVLRQLHASKRWVRAQRRGRGAVALNAPPPG, encoded by the coding sequence ATGAAGATGGTCTGTGTTGGCGGGGGTCCGGCGGGGCTCTATTTCTCAATCCTGGCGAAGCTGTCCAACCCGAAGCACGACGTCACCGTCGTCGAGCGCAACCCCGCGGGCGTGACCTACGGCTGGGGCGTCGTGTTCTGGGACGACCTGCTGGACGACCTCTACCGGAACGACCCGGTGAGCGCGCGGCGGATCGCGGACTCCGCGGCGCGCTGGGACACCCAGGAAGTGCACCTGCGGGGCGAGTACGCGACGCACATCGGCGGCTATGGGTTCGCGCTGGGCCGCGACCGGCTGCTGGACATCCTCATCCGGCGGGCGAGGAGCCTGGGCGTGGACGTGCGCTTCGAGCACGACGTCACGGACTTCTCCCAGCTCGCGGACGCGGACCTCGTCGTCGCCTGCGACGGTGTCAACAGCCGGCTGCGCCAGCGCCACGTCCACCACTTCCAGACGCACGTGGAGGAGGGGCGCAACAAGTACATCTGGCTGGGCACCAACAAGGTGTTCGACGCCTTCACCTTCGCCTTCGAGGAGACGCCCGCCGGCTGGCTCTGGTTCCACGGCTACCGCTTCAACAACGAGACCAGCACCTGCATCGTCGAGTGCCAGGAGCAGACCTGGAAGGCGCTGGGCTTCGACACGCTGGGGATGGACGAGACGCTCCGCAAGCTGGAGGGCATCTTCCAGAGCCGGCTCCAGGGCAGGTCGCTGTTCAACCAGTTGAAGGGCATGGGCAAGGCGCCCTGGCTCAACTTCAAGCGCATCACCAACGAGCGCTGGTACCACGACAACGTCGTGCTCATGGGCGACGCCGCGCACACCACCCACTTCTCCATCGGCTCCGGGACGAAGCTGGCGATTCAAGACGCCATCGGGCTGGCGCGGCAGCTGCGCGCCCATCCGGAAGACCTGCCCGCCGCGCTGGAGGCCTATGACGAGGAGCGGCGCGCCGCCCTGCTGGCCATCCAGTTGGCCGCGCGCAGCAGCTCCCAGTGGTTCGAGAACGTCCCCAGCTACGTGAACCAGGACGCGACGGCCTTTGCCTACGCCCTGCTCAACCGCCGGGGCAGCTCCGTGTGGAGCTACCTGCTGCTCATGGCCAGCCAGAAGCCCGCGCTGCGCGGCGTGCTGCGCCAGCTCCACGCCTCCAAGCGGTGGGTCCGCGCGCAGCGCCGGGGACGCGGCGCCGTGGCGCTGAACGCCCCGCCTCCAGGTTAG
- a CDS encoding type III polyketide synthase gives MPSTTRHDPAPSPSLSAVGRALPPHYASQEQLIAALRDLWATKHFNLERLEDLHRNVQVGGRHLALPLEEYPALATFQQRNDAWIRVATELSEKVAREALERAGLTPKDVDHVFFVTVTGIATPSVDARLVNRMGLRDDVKRTPIFGLGCVAGAAGLARASDYLRAFPKQTALLIATELCSLTLQREDLSIPNIIASGLFGDGAACVVLRGAEAGGAGPRVVGSRSVFYPDTERVMGWDVVDTGFKVVLSAKVPQLVKEHIRGNVDGFLAEHGLARKDVRHWVAHTGGPKVLEGFESALELEAGALERSWKSLKQVGNLSSASVLFVLGETLEEADAKPGDWGVVMAMGPGFCAEMVLVRW, from the coding sequence ATGCCCAGCACGACCCGTCACGACCCCGCGCCATCCCCTTCGTTGAGCGCGGTGGGACGCGCGCTCCCCCCGCATTACGCCAGCCAGGAGCAGCTCATCGCGGCGCTGCGCGACCTGTGGGCGACGAAGCACTTCAACCTCGAGCGATTGGAGGACCTGCACCGCAACGTGCAGGTGGGCGGCCGGCACCTGGCGCTGCCCCTGGAGGAGTACCCGGCGCTCGCCACGTTCCAGCAGCGCAACGACGCGTGGATCCGCGTGGCCACGGAGCTGTCGGAGAAGGTGGCGCGTGAAGCGCTGGAGCGCGCGGGCCTCACGCCGAAGGACGTGGACCACGTCTTCTTCGTCACGGTGACGGGCATCGCCACGCCCAGCGTGGACGCGCGGCTGGTCAACCGGATGGGCCTTCGCGACGACGTGAAGCGCACGCCCATCTTCGGCCTGGGCTGCGTGGCGGGGGCGGCGGGGCTCGCGCGAGCGTCGGACTACCTGCGCGCGTTCCCGAAGCAGACGGCGCTGCTCATCGCCACGGAGCTGTGCTCGCTCACGCTCCAGCGCGAGGACCTGTCCATCCCCAACATCATCGCCTCCGGCCTCTTCGGTGACGGCGCGGCGTGCGTGGTGCTGCGGGGCGCGGAGGCAGGAGGCGCGGGCCCGCGCGTGGTGGGTTCGCGGTCGGTGTTCTACCCGGACACCGAGCGGGTGATGGGCTGGGACGTCGTGGACACGGGCTTCAAGGTCGTGCTGTCCGCGAAGGTGCCGCAGTTGGTGAAGGAGCACATCCGCGGCAACGTGGACGGCTTCCTCGCGGAGCACGGGCTCGCGCGCAAGGATGTGCGCCACTGGGTGGCGCACACCGGCGGGCCCAAGGTGCTGGAGGGCTTCGAGTCCGCGCTGGAGCTGGAAGCGGGCGCGCTGGAGCGCTCGTGGAAGTCGCTCAAGCAGGTGGGCAACCTGTCCAGCGCGTCCGTGCTCTTCGTGCTGGGCGAGACGCTGGAGGAAGCGGACGCGAAGCCGGGGGACTGGGGCGTGGTGATGGCCATGGGTCCGGGCTTCTGCGCGGAGATGGTGCTGGTGCGATGGTGA
- a CDS encoding isoprenylcysteine carboxyl methyltransferase family protein — translation MVTGTQALFAGFMALLVAERLLELVLSKRNAARAFARGGVETGQGHYRFMVVFHTLFLVACVAEVFGLQRPFWGAWSWAALAGAVIAQGLRYWAIGTLGDRWNSRIIVVPGLAPVTGGPYRFLRHPNYVAVVLELLCVPLIHGAWVTAVVFTVGNAALLYVRIRAEEAALGAMYSEAFAHRPRFIPEVRRG, via the coding sequence ATGGTGACCGGCACACAGGCATTGTTCGCGGGCTTCATGGCGCTGCTCGTCGCGGAGCGGCTGCTGGAGCTGGTGCTCTCCAAGCGCAACGCGGCGCGGGCCTTCGCGCGCGGCGGCGTGGAGACAGGGCAGGGGCACTACCGGTTCATGGTGGTGTTCCACACGCTGTTCCTCGTCGCGTGCGTCGCGGAGGTGTTCGGCCTCCAGCGGCCCTTCTGGGGCGCGTGGAGCTGGGCGGCGCTCGCGGGCGCCGTCATCGCGCAGGGCTTGAGGTACTGGGCCATCGGGACGCTGGGCGACCGGTGGAACTCGCGCATCATCGTGGTGCCGGGGCTGGCGCCGGTGACGGGGGGGCCGTACCGGTTCCTGCGGCATCCGAACTACGTGGCGGTGGTGCTGGAGCTGTTGTGCGTGCCGCTCATCCACGGGGCGTGGGTGACGGCGGTCGTGTTCACGGTGGGAAACGCGGCGCTGCTCTACGTGCGCATCCGCGCGGAGGAGGCGGCGCTCGGGGCGATGTACTCCGAGGCCTTCGCCCACCGTCCCCGCTTCATTCCGGAGGTTCGCCGTGGCTGA
- a CDS encoding acyl carrier protein: MEAVAEIRRIAREELEFEGVVEPTHDLLRDLHLDSLGLTVLAVGLENRFRVLLSEEDAQGVHTVEDLARLVASRVAAAKPDVGAHL; encoded by the coding sequence ATGGAGGCGGTGGCGGAGATCCGCCGCATCGCCCGAGAGGAGCTGGAGTTCGAGGGCGTCGTGGAGCCCACGCATGACCTGCTGCGCGACCTGCACCTGGACAGCCTGGGGCTGACGGTGCTGGCGGTGGGGCTGGAGAACCGCTTCCGGGTGCTCTTGTCGGAGGAGGACGCGCAGGGCGTGCACACGGTGGAGGACCTGGCGCGGCTGGTGGCCTCGCGGGTCGCCGCGGCGAAGCCGGACGTGGGAGCGCACCTGTGA